The genomic region TGAAATTTACGCCGCGCCGAAGCGCTGGGCGCAGGCCGCATATCCGAAACTGATTCACTACAACCGTTTGCCCAGTGGCGGGCATTTCGCGGCCTGGGAGCAGCCGAATGCGCTGTCGGAAGAACTGCGTGCGAGCTTCCGGTCACTGCGCTGAACGCATTCGCGCGATCGTATGATTCGCGGATCACGCCACACCTGCCATCCTCGACGCGTCGACCACCATCTGCACGCCGAGCCCGCCGAGGATGAGCCCCATCGCCCAGCGCTGGGCGAGCAGCAGCGTCGGGCGCCCGTGCAGGAACTTCGCGATGCTGCTGGAACAGATCGCCACCGTCCCGTTCGCGCAGGCGAATGCGGCGATCAGCAGCGAACCGAGAAACAGCGACTGGCCGAGCACGCTGCCGTTCCGGTAGTCGATGAACTGCGGTAGCAACGAAATGAACAGCATCGCGAGCTTCGGGTTCAGCACGCTGGTCGTCGCGCCCATCGCGAGCAGCCGCAGCGGCCGCTCGCTGGGCAACGCCCGCACCTCGAACGGCGAGCGGCCGCCGGGCCTGAC from Burkholderia cepacia ATCC 25416 harbors:
- a CDS encoding LysE family translocator yields the protein MHTSGSLYGFLVIGGMLAVTPGPNMVYVMSRSIAQGRTAGLISLGGVMIGYLFYMFGAAFGITTLFMSVPYAGSGLAVVGAAYLLYLAWQAVRPGGRSPFEVRALPSERPLRLLAMGATTSVLNPKLAMLFISLLPQFIDYRNGSVLGQSLFLGSLLIAAFACANGTVAICSSSIAKFLHGRPTLLLAQRWAMGLILGGLGVQMVVDASRMAGVA